A region of Carassius gibelio isolate Cgi1373 ecotype wild population from Czech Republic chromosome B11, carGib1.2-hapl.c, whole genome shotgun sequence DNA encodes the following proteins:
- the LOC127967824 gene encoding nuclear receptor subfamily 0 group B member 1 isoform X1, with translation MAYFDSSCHCSSERRQNSILYSILKNDSQSAQLGNQPRTPRFALSMRACACGSKRKVSLRSPQTTCKAASAVLVKTLKFVKNVPCFRELPVDDQHTLVRSSWAPLLVLGMAQDRIDFETSETQETSMLQRILTSGQDKQDSQSSNGGVALTDVQGIKMFLRKCWGLDISTKEYAYLKGAILFNPDVAGLQCQHYIQALQSEANQALNEYVKMIHRGDSARFAKLFLALSMLRSINANVVAGLFFKPVIGAVNMEELLLEMFYGK, from the exons TTGACAGCAGCTGCCACTGCAGCAGCGAAAGGCGACAGAACAGCATCTTGTACAGCATTTTAAAGAACGACAGTCAGTCTGCGCAACTTGGGAACCAGCCGAGGACCCCGAGGTTCGCCTTGTCCATGCGCGCGTGTGCGTGCGGCTCCAAGAGGAAGGTGTCTCTCCGCTCCCCTCAGACCACATGCAAAGCCGCCTCCGCGGTCCTGGTCAAGACCCTGAAGTTCGTGAAGAACGTGCCGTGTTTCCGGGAGCTGCCGGTGGATGACCAGCACACGCTGGTGCGGAGCAGCTGGGCGCCACTACTGGTGCTCGGTATGGCGCAGGACAGGATCGACTTCGAGACTTCGGAGACACAAGAAACCAGCATGCTGCAGCGGATATTAACGAGCGGACAGGACAAGCAGGACAGCCAGAGTAGTAACGGCGGAGTGGCGTTGACCGACGTTCAGGGTATTAAAATGTTTCTGCGGAAATGCTGGGGACTGGACATTAGCACTAAGGAGTACGCGTACTTAAAAGGGGCGATTCTCTTCAATCCAG ATGTTGCAGGGCTGCAGTGTCAACACTACATCCAGGCCCTGCAGAGCGAGGCGAACCAAGCACTTAATGAATATGTCAAAATGATTCACCGCGGGGACAGTGCAAGATTCGCCAAACTCTTCCTCGCCCTCTCCATGCTGAGATCCATCAACGCCAACGTGGTGGCCGGTCTCTTCTTCAAACCGGTCATTGGCGCTGTCAACATGGAGGAACTTCTCCTGGAGATGTTTTATGGAAAGTAA
- the LOC127967824 gene encoding nuclear receptor subfamily 0 group B member 1 isoform X2, protein MAYFDSSCHCSSERRQNSILYSILKNDSQSAQLGNQPRTPRFALSMRACACGSKRKVSLRSPQTTCKAASAVLVKTLKFVKNVPCFRELPVDDQHTLVRSSWAPLLVLGMAQDRIDFETSETQETSMLQRILTSGQDKQDSQSSNGGVALTDVQDVAGLQCQHYIQALQSEANQALNEYVKMIHRGDSARFAKLFLALSMLRSINANVVAGLFFKPVIGAVNMEELLLEMFYGK, encoded by the exons TTGACAGCAGCTGCCACTGCAGCAGCGAAAGGCGACAGAACAGCATCTTGTACAGCATTTTAAAGAACGACAGTCAGTCTGCGCAACTTGGGAACCAGCCGAGGACCCCGAGGTTCGCCTTGTCCATGCGCGCGTGTGCGTGCGGCTCCAAGAGGAAGGTGTCTCTCCGCTCCCCTCAGACCACATGCAAAGCCGCCTCCGCGGTCCTGGTCAAGACCCTGAAGTTCGTGAAGAACGTGCCGTGTTTCCGGGAGCTGCCGGTGGATGACCAGCACACGCTGGTGCGGAGCAGCTGGGCGCCACTACTGGTGCTCGGTATGGCGCAGGACAGGATCGACTTCGAGACTTCGGAGACACAAGAAACCAGCATGCTGCAGCGGATATTAACGAGCGGACAGGACAAGCAGGACAGCCAGAGTAGTAACGGCGGAGTGGCGTTGACCGACGTTCAGG ATGTTGCAGGGCTGCAGTGTCAACACTACATCCAGGCCCTGCAGAGCGAGGCGAACCAAGCACTTAATGAATATGTCAAAATGATTCACCGCGGGGACAGTGCAAGATTCGCCAAACTCTTCCTCGCCCTCTCCATGCTGAGATCCATCAACGCCAACGTGGTGGCCGGTCTCTTCTTCAAACCGGTCATTGGCGCTGTCAACATGGAGGAACTTCTCCTGGAGATGTTTTATGGAAAGTAA